ACCACTGTAGGCGACAACCTCGTAGATAGAGTAGGTAGTCCTACCATCAAAGAATGATGAAACAATGTATCCGCCTTCTCGCGGAAGCTTATCCTGAGAATATGCCTGGAAAAGGTCCAACGCTTTCGGTGCCATAGATTCATACTCCTTCTTTTATCTTCATTATAAACATCACCTGTTTATGGCTGCAAGCACTAAAACTGGGAAGTACTTTTCTTTCGTTTTTCATCTGCCTTTAAAAAATATCGTGCTGCAAGATCGTCTTGTCCCATCTTTCTGAGTGTACTGGCGAGATTTTGATAAGCTTGCCAGGATTCTGGTGAAAGCTGCATCGCCTTCCTGAAAGTGCTTGCAGCCTCATCATAGTTATCAAGATGGTAATAAATCTTACCGAGAATCAGCAGCAGGGAATAGGGGGGATCGGACATTGCAGAAAGGGCGTTCTCGAGGAAATCGGCTGCTTGATTTCCCTGGTTCGCCTTTTCCAGACACCATGCATGAGAAGTAAGAAAGCGTTCGTGAAATGGCGCTTTCCTGAGGAGCCTCCTATAGACAAGGGCCGCTTCGAGATAACGTTCCTGTTTACGTAGCGAAATACCAAGTACACGCAGTGCCTGAAGGTCCTCAGGTATAAGGGCAAGCAATGCCTTTGCCTGTTCGGCACAAGCGGAAAAATCGGAAAGCCGATAGAGCAGCAGCAGCAATTTTCGCATATAGATTCTGTCGTTACCCAGCAGCTTTATCAGCGAACGATATTCGCCCGTAAGCTTCTGAGCGATCTTCACATCTTCCACCTGTTGTTCGTGGAGAGGAATCACCCCGAGAAGTGCTTCTTTCATTTCCGGGTTGATCCCCAGGGCCTTCATATACCACGTTTCAGCATCTCTGGTATTTCCGCTTCTCAAATGGAAATCCCCCAGAGCCGTCATAAGGAAGGAATCCTCTTTATTATCTTCCAGCGCCTTGAGCGCAAGGCTCATGCCGCGAGAGGGGTCCCGTTCCAGTTTCCAGAAGACAAGGGGAGTATAGTAACGTGCGATCTCGTTATCGGGATCGCTGCGGTCTATCTGGCGCAAGACATGAAGCATTTCTTCGAAACGCTGTTGCTGCCACAGCACCATGGCGATTCCATATCGTGCTTCGATACGGGTACGATCGAGATCAAGTGCCCTGCGAAAGTGATTTTCCGCCCGCTTAAAGTCGCCGAGGTGGCGGAGTGATTCTCCGATAAGTAGCCTGATCTCTATGTCGTCGCTGCCGGCCTTTAGGAGGCGCAGGGCATGATAAGATGCCTTGCGAAAATTTCCAGTCTCATAGTAGCGGACCGCGGTTCTGTAATCGGCCTGAAGGGGATCAAGTTCCTCTCTGTCGTCGCCGAAATGCTTCAACTGGGAGAGTTCCTTCAGTGCTTCGCTTTTTCTGCCTGTCTGGAAAAGCAGTACGGCACGTCGATAGCGAATCATCTCGTCATCGGGCGAAAGCTCAAGGGCCTTCTCGTAGGCCCACAGGGCATCATGAAGACGCCCCTCTTCCCTGGCCCCCATACCGAGATAGAGGTAGAGGAGAACGCTTTCAACCCCCCGTTCCTGGAGGAAGGAGAACATCTCCATGGATTGTTTGACATCTCCTCGATGAAAAAGGCGGATGGCCTGCACATAGAGGGTGTTCAGATAGGCTTGGTATATCTTCGTATTTTCCGGCCGCTGCTCCACCAAATTCGATAAAAGGGGGAGAGCAATGTCGTGACGCCCTGCCTTTAGATAGGCAAAGGCCAGGTAGGTTCCTATCTGGGCAGACTGCGGGGCGGCCTTCCAGGCCCGCTTGAGCTGGAAAAGGGCCTCTTTAGGGAAGCCTCCACAATAGTATGCCCTTCCAAGAAAAAACATGCCGGCCACCGATTCCGGTTTTGCCCGGTGAAAATCACGCAGGTATGCGATAGCCGGTGCATATTCTCCAAGAGCATGCCATGCCCTTCCGAGATAAAGGGCGGCGTCTGCAACATCATTTCGTGTTGCAACGACGGGGAGAAGAAGCGATATGCAGCCCCGATAGTCCCGTTTTTTGCCTGCCTCAATGGCCTGGCGTAAGCGTGTTTTGGCCTCACGATCATCCATGATATAATGAGAATACACGTTTTCCTCATCTTTCGCTACCGAAAGAGCATCTGCGGTTTTGACAAAAATGGCCCCTTCTGGCATCATTGTCTTATATTTTTGAGTCGGGGGACGCTATGCATCTTGTTGTTATCGGTGCCCAATGGGGTGACGAAGGAAAAGGAAAAATTGTTGACTATCTTGCCTCGGAGGCGGACCTTGTCGTTCGTTTTTCCGGTGGTGCTAATGCCGGACATACTATTGTAACAAATGATATTACCTATAAATTGCATCTTGTTCCCTCCGGAATTGTCTATCCGGAAAAACACGTCGTACTCGGTTCGGGTATGGTGATCGATCCTGAGGCCCTCTTTTCCGAGCTGGCTACCATCAAAGAGCAGGGGGTTGATTGGGAAGGACGTGTACATATCAGTGACAGAGCACACCTCGTTTTGCCGGATTATAAAGAGATCGACAAGACTACCGATGCAAAACGGCGAAATCCCATAGGGACTACGGGGCGCGGTATCGGTATTGCCTATGCTCAGAAGGCGAACAGAGACGGTATCCGGGTCGGTGACCTCACAGAGGCGAATTTTCTCAAAAGCCTTCGGGACAATGAGCGGGAATTTCTCGCACCCTATATTGAGAGGCTCAATTCGATGAGTATCAATCTTGCCGCCTACATGGCGAAATACGACGAGAAGCGGGTGCTTTTCGAGGGGGCCCAGGGAGCTCTTCTCGATCTTGATATAGGGACCTATCCCTTTGTCAGTTCTGGATATAGTGCCGCCGCCGGGGCGAGTATTGGGGGCGGCGTCGGGCCTCGGAAAATCGACAGGGTGATGGGTGTCTTCAAGGCCTACACGACCAGGGTTGGAAACGGCCCCTTCCCCAGTGAATTTGATCCTGAAACCGAGGGCGCTCTTGAGAATATGGTACGTGAGATCGGCAGGGAGTACGGAGTAACCACCGGTAGGCCTCGACGTTGCGGCTATCTTGATCTGGTAGCTCTGCGCTATGCATGTCGGACCAATTCCATCGATTCGCTGGTCCTTACCCACCTTGATGTGTACGATACCCTGGATGAGATCGGTGTCTGTGTGGGGTATGAGCTTGATGGAAAGACCATCACTGATTTCCCTTCCACCGCTTCCGCCCTTGACCGGATCAAGCCGGTGGTAAAGAGTTTCCCCGGTTGGAAGAAAACCCTTACGAAGGTGGCGAAGTATGAGGATCTTCCGGAGAAGGCGAAAACATACATTGCCTTTATCGAAGAGTTCACAAAGACGAGTGTCGATATCATCTCTGTCGGTTACAACAGGGAAGAGACCATGATCAGGAAGGACATGTGGACAAGATCCTGATTGTAGATTTCGGCGGGCAAACGGCCCAGCTTATTGCACGGCGGATCAGGGATTTTGGTGTATACAGTGATATTGTCGCTCCCGAGACCAATCTTTTGCCGAACATCCTCTCCGATGTGAAGGGCCTGATTTTTTCCGGCTCTCCCTGGTCGGTCTATGAAGAGGGCGCTCCAATCGTTCATCCGAGTGCCTATGAAAGCGGTTTGCCCATTCTCGGTATCTGTTACGGTTTTCATCGGATGACCGCCGATTTCGGGGGATCGGTCCTTGGACTGGCAAAGAAAGAGTACGGTAGGGCCTCCTTGCGCTTTCCCAAGCCCTCTAAACTTTTCGATGGGGTCCCCGAAGGCTTTATTAGCTGGATGAGTCATGGAGACAGCATTGCCGAAGTTGCGGAGGGTTTTCAGATTACCGCTCGAAGTGCAGACCACCCAGCTGCGGCAGAAGATCCCGAAAAGAGGCGCTACGGCCTTCAGTTCCATCCCGAAGTAACTCACTGTGAGTACGGCATCAAGATTCTTGAGAACTTTGTCTTTGGGATTTGTGGTGCAGATAGGGGCTGGAGTATGGAGGGCTACCTCGAGGAGGTTTCTGCGTCCATCAAAAAACGGGTTGGCGACCATCCTGTTCTTCTTCTTATCTCGGGAGGGGTCGACTCTTCGGTGGTCGCCGGTGTCCTGCTTTCGGCTCTTGATCCGGAAAAGGTGCACCTGATGTACATCGATACGGGGCTCATGCGCAAAGGTGAGACCGAAGCGGTACGTAAAAGCCTTGAGGCCCTTGGCGCCACCCATCTTTCGATCATCGATGCAGGTGACCGATTTTTACATGCTTTGGAAGGGGTTGATGATCCTGAAGAAAAACGACGGATCATTGGAGACCTCTTTGTCGAGGTGCAGAAGAGTGATATCGTCGGGAAAATAGACGGGGATTATTTCCTTGCCCAGGGCACCCTTTATACCGACCTGATCGAGTCTGGCAAAGGGGTCGGCAAGAACGCCAAGGTAATCAAAAGCCATCACAATGTGCGCAGCCCTCTCATCGAGGCAAAGCGAAACGCCGGTATGATCATCGAACCCCTGGACCGACTCTACAAGGACGAGGTCAGACGGTTAGGAAGACTTATCGGCCTATCCGAGAGTGTGGTGGGACGCCACCCCTTTCCGGGGCCGGGCCTCGCGGTGAGAATCCTCGGGGCGGTTGACCGAGAAAAGTGCAGGATCCTGCGGGAGGCTGATGCCATATTCATCGAGGAACTCCATCGCCGGAAGCTCTACGACGAGATATGGCAGGCCTTTGCCGTTCTTCTTCCGATTAAGTCGGTAGGCGTAACAGGGGATGCAAGGCGTTACGGCTATGTTCTTGCCCTTCGGGCGATTGTCAGCCATGACGGAATGACCGCCGACGTATATCCCTTTGATACAAAGGACCTTCTTGAAATTTCTTCGCTTATCACAAACTCCGTATCGGAAATCGGCCGGGTTGTCTACGATGTGTCGAGTAAGCCCCCTGCCACCATTGAGTGGGAGTAGGATAGGAAGTATCCCTCGTTTTTTCTGACTTCTGACGGTCCGACGGCATATTCGGTCGCTTCGTCTGCTTAATCGGCAAAACGCTTTCGTAAACCGCTTTCTATCCTCGAAGAGAGGATGGAGGCGGTGAAGGTCAAAAGAAAGTAAAGCAGGGTGACGGCGCTCCAAATCTCGAGGGTACGATAGGTTGATGCCGTCAATTCCATCCCCTGGAAGGTGAGCTCTGCAATAGAGATGACCGAGACAATCGATGAGTCCTTCATGGTGGAAATAAATTGTCCGGTAAGGGCTGGGAGGGCGTTCCGGGCCGCCTGAGGCAGGATGATAAGCCGCGTTCGATCGAAGGATGAGAGTCCGAGGCTGTAGCCTGCCTCCCATTGTCCCTTATCCACCGAGCGTATTCCCGACTGGATGATTTCGGCGATGTAGGAGCCCTCGTAGATGCCCAGGGTGATGACTGCCGAGAGAAAGGCGGTCAGCCTGGCGGGCTCGGACAAAAATAGTGCCAGAATCCTTTGGACCAAAGGGGAGGCATTTCGTGCGGCCTGATCGATGCCGAGGGGATCGAGAAGCTGGCTTGAGAAAAAAAAGTAGAAGATAAAAACCAAAACCAGAGGCGGCAGGTTCCTGATAAGTGAGACGTACAGGCCGGAAAGCATCCTGAAAAAGCGGTTGCGTACCAACCTTCCAACGCCGACAACGGTACCGATGAAGAAGGCGATGATGCTCGACCAGATCGACAATCGGATGGTAGTGAGAAAGCCTTTAAGCAGGATTCCCCGCGGATTGAAAAATGAAGCGACTACCGGTTTCCAGTTCCACCTATAATGCATAACCTGTGAGGAACGGAAAAGAAAAAGTGCAACGAAAAGGATTATGATCACCGCCGACACAATATCGACGGTGATGCGAAGCCTCTTCGTTTTTGCATGAAAGAGCTGATGGCGTGTTGCTGAGACTTTCATTCCAACGCTGACTGCCAATCCCTGGATTCGAACCAGTAGGCTTTCCTTTCTGCAAGCCATCCCTCGGAATCCACCACCCGTATCCAGCTGTTGAATACGTTCAGGGCGTCGGCCTCTCCCTTTCGTATCGCAAAGCCGATGGGTTCGCGGGTAAAGGTCCCCGGTATCGGTAGATAGAGGGTATCTGGATTTTCGATGGCTTGAAAGGCGGGCAGGGGAGCCGAGGCCACCATGGCATGGGCACGACCTGTTTTCAGCTCCTGAAGCGCCTGGGCCTCATCATCAAAGAGTTTGATATTGGCATTCGGCATATATTTCTTGGCGGCATCGGCTGCTGTAGTACCGATTCTCGCCACAACGGTGACATCGGGATTGTCGAACTCCTCCAGAGAGCCGTATCCCGGGGCTGTTTTCTTATTTGCCACGATGGCCATCCCCGAGTAATCATACGGGATGGTGAAGTTGACCTTCAGGCTTCGCTCCGGACGAATCCCCATTCCTCCGATAATGACATCGAATTTTCCGGTCAAAAGCGCAGGAATGATTCCCGACCACTTGGTGGGAACAAACTCGACATCAACACCGAGGTCTTGAGCAAGACGCTTGGCCACATCGATTTCAAAGCCGATCAGCTGGCCGTTCTTATCATTCATGGCCCAAGGGACAAAGGTGGACATGCCGACCTTCAGAACACCGCGGCGGGAAATTTCGTCGATCAGAGTTCCATTCCCCCGTGGCTCATTGTCTGCGGTATTTTCTTCTTTGGGAGGGGCCCCGCAGGCAGTGAAAAAGGAAAGGAGGACGACAAACCAGATAAGCATGAGAACGTAGCTTCTGCTTTTCTTCATAAAAACCTTCCTTATGGTGTTTTGGTTTAAAACCTATATAAATGGTATGTATTTGACTATTTGAAGTCAAATACTTTACGGAGAAACTCCCTGGATCGCTCTTGGGATGGCCGCTGAAAAAAGGCCTTCGCCTCCTGCTGTTCAATGACAGCTCCTTCATCGAGAAAGAGGACACGGCTGGCAACCTCCCGGGCAAAGCCCATTTCATGGGTGACCGCAAGCATGGTCATCCCTTCCGCCGCGAGGTCACGCATCACCTGGAGCACCTCACCGATCATTTCCGGATCGAGGGCACTGGTCGCCTCGTCAAAAAGCATCACCTTCGGGTCCATGGCAAGGGCCCGGGCAATAGCCACCCGCTGTTTCTGACCGCCCGAAAGCTGGGAAGGGTAAGCCTCTATCTTGTCGGTCAGCCCAACCTTGGCAAGCAATTCACGGCTCCGCTCTTCCGCCTGGGCGGCAGAGCGTTTCCTTACCCGCATCTGTGCGATATCGATATTTTCACGTACAGAGAGATGGGGAAAAAGATTGAAGGATTGGAATACCATTCCTACCTCGGTGCGGATGGTGAGGCGGTTTGCCGGCTTCTCGTCGAGGGGAATCCCGTCGACGACGATTGTTCCCGAATCGATCTCTTCCAATCCGTTGATGCAGCGCAACATGGTGCTCTTTCCCGATCCCGATGGGCCTATGACGGCCACAACCTCCCCCTCCTTCACGGTAAGGCTTACCGAGTCGAGAGCTTTCACTCCCCCCGGAAAGGTTTTGCTTATTGACGAGAGTTCAATGATCGGTCGATCAGGTGTATGCATAACTGTAACCCCAATGTAATGAGAAGATAGATGGCGGCAACGGTGAACCATATTTCGAAGGTGAGAAAGGTTTCGGAAATGATCTCCCTGCCGCGCATGGTGAGATCGTAGATTGCTATGGTGCTTACCAGTGCCGAATCCTTTACCGTGTTGATGGCTTGGTTTGCAAGAGCCGGCAGGCTGGTCCTGAGGGCCTGGGGCAGGATGATCCGGCAGTAGAGATCGCCCGAGGAAAAACCGAGAGAGTAGGCCGCTTCCCATTGTCCCTTCGGGATGGAAAATATTGCCCCCCGAAGAATTTCCGAGGTATAGGCCCCTTCGAAAAGGGAGAGAGCCAGTATTGCCGAAGGGGTGGCGGGAATGTTGAAAACCGGTGCTATGACAAAGTAGATGAAAAAAAGCTGAATCAGAAGCGGGGTGTTACGGATAAGGGTAACATAAAGCCGGGCGATCACCGATGCGACGATGCCCTCGGAGAGTCGGGCAAGGAGTGTAAGCGTTCCTATGAGAAACGAAATGAAGAGGCTGATGAGGGAGATCCACAGGGTCACCCCAAGCCCCCGCAACAGGGGGCCGAAGGTGATCCGCCCCTCTGCTGCGGTAAAGAGATATCGTTTCACCCGATACCACTGCCAATCGTAACGGACATTTCCCGAGATCCTGGAAAAAGCGAAAATCAATAGCCCGGAAAAAAGGAGAAAAAGCACGGTTTCTTTCAGGAGCTGTTTCCTCGAATCCATGAAACCAGTATCACAGGAAGCGGAAATTGCCGCAAGAGGGGATTACCCTACTGTTTTTGTAAAAAAAAGAACATTGCGGTCCGCTTCGGCCTTGAGAATTTCAAAACCGAAGCGATCTGCGACGTATTCCATGCTCTTCTTTGTGTAAAAAGTAACGTGAGTGAAATCCTGGCGATAGTACCAATCGGCAAAATTGATCGTTTCCCGAAAAAAACTTGTCATGATGCCAAGGATGCCGCCTGGCCGCAGCAGCTGTGCCATACGGGAAAATTCTTCCTTCGGCCGATGGAAATGTTCTGCAACCTCGCAACAGGTGATGAAGTCGTACCGATGCTCTGAGGCTGGTTGTTCGGGGAAAAAGAAGGGATCGTAGCATGCTACCGACAGCCCTTTTTGTTCAAGTAGCCGGGCCAGGACAGGAACCGGACCACAGCCGTAATCGAGTCCGCCGGCCCCGGTGTCGAGGAGCTGGCAAAGGGGATCGGACAAGCGTCTGAGAAAGGCGATGTAGGCTTTGTCGGTGGGGTGATTTTGATGGAGCGCATAGCGCGACCGTTCGGCTTCAGGTTGAGGCAGGGCCGCAGGATCGAGGAAGATGGTCGAACAGAAATCACATCGGTAATAGCGTCCCATTTTATCTTCAGAGAAAATCCTGCAAGGGGAATGCCCGCACAAAGGGCAGGGCTGTAGATCATCCATACAGGCGGAAAGCCTATCGAAAAGAGATCGCGTAATCAAGACGGGTAGCGGCCGAAGCCTTTTTCCGGTAGAGTAGTATGTTGTATGGATATCAGAATTAAAGATCTGTCGGTAAACGAATTGTATGAAACCTCTGTTCTGCAGCAAACACGCTTCTGGTCCTTGGTGAAGGCCCGTCAAGGGATCGCCTCCCGTGTCTTCGAGCTTTCTGTTCGAAAAAGCGACGGTTCACTCGACAAAGAGACCCTCCTTTTGCTCCATCGCAGGCTTTCGGGCGATGTCTCTGTCGCCTATGTTCCCCCTATGGGCCTGAAATCCTTCCCGAACAGGAGGAAGAAGGGGTACTGCTTGAAGAGCTTTCCGAAGGGCTGCGCAGCCACCTGCCTGCGACCTGTGCCTTCTTGCGATTTGATCTGAAGTGGGAATCCCCCTGGGCACGGGAGAGCGATTTTTTCGACCCTGAAGGGAACTGGTTGGGGCCTCCCAAGAAGAAAAGTCAGGAGCTGCGAATCAATTTTGCTACCCGGAATTGGAATCTGCGGAAGGCAAATACCAACATTCTCCCCACTAATACCATCTTTCTCGATTTGCGCAAAAGCGAACAGACCCTTATGGCGGAAATGCGTCCGAAGACCCGTTACAACATCAAACTCGCCGAAAGGAAAGGGGTGACGGTGAGAATCGGCGGTTTCGACGACCTTCCGATCTGGAACGATCTATACAGCCAAACCTGCCGGCGCAACAGGCTGTTCCATCACCGGGAAACTCATTTCAAGGACCTGCTCGGGACCGACCGATCGATATTCGATTCGAATACCGGGGTGTTCTTTTTGATCGCCCAGGTTGAAGAAACGCCGTTGGCCGCCATGTTTCTCGTTTTTTCCGGAAAACGGGCCACCTACCTTTATGGGGCCTCTGCCTCGATCAAAAGAAACCTCATGGCGACCTATGCCCTTCAATGGCGTGCAATACAGGAGGCCAAGGCCGCCGGTTGTCTTGAATACGATCTTTTCGGCGTCTCTCCCTCCGCCGATCCCTCTCATCCCCTTTACGGCCTCTACCGCTTCAAACGCGGTTTCGGCGGTGATCTCTACCATCGCATGGGCTGCTGGGATTATCCCCTTGACGAGAACGACTATGAGGCCTGCGCCGCCGCGGAAATGAACAGCCAGGGCTACCATCTGCGGTAAAACCCTTGCGCCATTTACGGATCAAAAGTAAGCGAATAGATGCGAAGTAGCAACGTATCATCTTGTCGGTTCATGAGGTAGTAGTTCTTACCGTCGAAGCATGAGGCATGTACGCCGTTGGGATTTCCCATAGGGATAATCTCACATTCGGCCTCGCCTAACAATTTCCCTTCGGAAGCATAGCGGTACAAACGCACTTTTTCTCGTTCTTCCGAGAGCCAATAGCTTGTTCCATCCCCTGCAAAACCGGAAAATAGGGCATTAGGAAGGGCTTCCTCAAAGGTCCAGAGACCCAATGCTTCCATTGCCTCTAAAGAAAAACCAAACCTCCTTCCTGTGTCGTCTATGAACAGGGGGAGAACCCTATCTCCGGTTTCTTTCCCCATGAGTCCTAAGATTGCACCATCTTCTCTTGCAAGAACCAGGGCCTTTTTATTCATCGACTGGGCCTTAAGAAAAAGGAGGTCCTTGTTTAGCACGATCCTGTCCGGCAGGAAGCCAAGGGGAAGAGTTGTTTCCCATATCAATGTACCGTCACGTTTGAGGCAAAAAAGGGTACCGCTCACGCAGGTTAGATAGGTATCGGCTTCTGTGATCGAGAAAAATGTCATGGAAGGTCCGATACCTTTTACGACTTCTATGCTCGACTGAAAACTCCCGTTTGTATCGAAAACGGTAATTCGTGATTTGTAAAAATCGGGAATTATAATATTCCCCTTTTGATCGATTGCAAAAATAGTCGGAGCCCATGCCTGTTCTGTGCCTGAACGGGCGGGAAAAGAACCGATCGATGACGGGCTGCTATTGTTTATCGGTATGAGAACCTTTTTAACGGGCTCTGCGGCAGACAGCGATGATAGTGTTGCTATTGTCAGCAGGACCATACATGGAAACATACGTTTTTT
The window above is part of the Sediminispirochaeta bajacaliforniensis DSM 16054 genome. Proteins encoded here:
- a CDS encoding tetratricopeptide repeat protein; this translates as MDDREAKTRLRQAIEAGKKRDYRGCISLLLPVVATRNDVADAALYLGRAWHALGEYAPAIAYLRDFHRAKPESVAGMFFLGRAYYCGGFPKEALFQLKRAWKAAPQSAQIGTYLAFAYLKAGRHDIALPLLSNLVEQRPENTKIYQAYLNTLYVQAIRLFHRGDVKQSMEMFSFLQERGVESVLLYLYLGMGAREEGRLHDALWAYEKALELSPDDEMIRYRRAVLLFQTGRKSEALKELSQLKHFGDDREELDPLQADYRTAVRYYETGNFRKASYHALRLLKAGSDDIEIRLLIGESLRHLGDFKRAENHFRRALDLDRTRIEARYGIAMVLWQQQRFEEMLHVLRQIDRSDPDNEIARYYTPLVFWKLERDPSRGMSLALKALEDNKEDSFLMTALGDFHLRSGNTRDAETWYMKALGINPEMKEALLGVIPLHEQQVEDVKIAQKLTGEYRSLIKLLGNDRIYMRKLLLLLYRLSDFSACAEQAKALLALIPEDLQALRVLGISLRKQERYLEAALVYRRLLRKAPFHERFLTSHAWCLEKANQGNQAADFLENALSAMSDPPYSLLLILGKIYYHLDNYDEAASTFRKAMQLSPESWQAYQNLASTLRKMGQDDLAARYFLKADEKRKKSTSQF
- the purA gene encoding adenylosuccinate synthase, coding for MHLVVIGAQWGDEGKGKIVDYLASEADLVVRFSGGANAGHTIVTNDITYKLHLVPSGIVYPEKHVVLGSGMVIDPEALFSELATIKEQGVDWEGRVHISDRAHLVLPDYKEIDKTTDAKRRNPIGTTGRGIGIAYAQKANRDGIRVGDLTEANFLKSLRDNEREFLAPYIERLNSMSINLAAYMAKYDEKRVLFEGAQGALLDLDIGTYPFVSSGYSAAAGASIGGGVGPRKIDRVMGVFKAYTTRVGNGPFPSEFDPETEGALENMVREIGREYGVTTGRPRRCGYLDLVALRYACRTNSIDSLVLTHLDVYDTLDEIGVCVGYELDGKTITDFPSTASALDRIKPVVKSFPGWKKTLTKVAKYEDLPEKAKTYIAFIEEFTKTSVDIISVGYNREETMIRKDMWTRS
- the guaA gene encoding glutamine-hydrolyzing GMP synthase yields the protein MDKILIVDFGGQTAQLIARRIRDFGVYSDIVAPETNLLPNILSDVKGLIFSGSPWSVYEEGAPIVHPSAYESGLPILGICYGFHRMTADFGGSVLGLAKKEYGRASLRFPKPSKLFDGVPEGFISWMSHGDSIAEVAEGFQITARSADHPAAAEDPEKRRYGLQFHPEVTHCEYGIKILENFVFGICGADRGWSMEGYLEEVSASIKKRVGDHPVLLLISGGVDSSVVAGVLLSALDPEKVHLMYIDTGLMRKGETEAVRKSLEALGATHLSIIDAGDRFLHALEGVDDPEEKRRIIGDLFVEVQKSDIVGKIDGDYFLAQGTLYTDLIESGKGVGKNAKVIKSHHNVRSPLIEAKRNAGMIIEPLDRLYKDEVRRLGRLIGLSESVVGRHPFPGPGLAVRILGAVDREKCRILREADAIFIEELHRRKLYDEIWQAFAVLLPIKSVGVTGDARRYGYVLALRAIVSHDGMTADVYPFDTKDLLEISSLITNSVSEIGRVVYDVSSKPPATIEWE
- a CDS encoding amino acid ABC transporter permease, encoding MACRKESLLVRIQGLAVSVGMKVSATRHQLFHAKTKRLRITVDIVSAVIIILFVALFLFRSSQVMHYRWNWKPVVASFFNPRGILLKGFLTTIRLSIWSSIIAFFIGTVVGVGRLVRNRFFRMLSGLYVSLIRNLPPLVLVFIFYFFFSSQLLDPLGIDQAARNASPLVQRILALFLSEPARLTAFLSAVITLGIYEGSYIAEIIQSGIRSVDKGQWEAGYSLGLSSFDRTRLIILPQAARNALPALTGQFISTMKDSSIVSVISIAELTFQGMELTASTYRTLEIWSAVTLLYFLLTFTASILSSRIESGLRKRFAD
- a CDS encoding transporter substrate-binding domain-containing protein, which translates into the protein MKKSRSYVLMLIWFVVLLSFFTACGAPPKEENTADNEPRGNGTLIDEISRRGVLKVGMSTFVPWAMNDKNGQLIGFEIDVAKRLAQDLGVDVEFVPTKWSGIIPALLTGKFDVIIGGMGIRPERSLKVNFTIPYDYSGMAIVANKKTAPGYGSLEEFDNPDVTVVARIGTTAADAAKKYMPNANIKLFDDEAQALQELKTGRAHAMVASAPLPAFQAIENPDTLYLPIPGTFTREPIGFAIRKGEADALNVFNSWIRVVDSEGWLAERKAYWFESRDWQSALE
- a CDS encoding amino acid ABC transporter ATP-binding protein → MHTPDRPIIELSSISKTFPGGVKALDSVSLTVKEGEVVAVIGPSGSGKSTMLRCINGLEEIDSGTIVVDGIPLDEKPANRLTIRTEVGMVFQSFNLFPHLSVRENIDIAQMRVRKRSAAQAEERSRELLAKVGLTDKIEAYPSQLSGGQKQRVAIARALAMDPKVMLFDEATSALDPEMIGEVLQVMRDLAAEGMTMLAVTHEMGFAREVASRVLFLDEGAVIEQQEAKAFFQRPSQERSREFLRKVFDFK
- a CDS encoding amino acid ABC transporter permease, with amino-acid sequence MDSRKQLLKETVLFLLFSGLLIFAFSRISGNVRYDWQWYRVKRYLFTAAEGRITFGPLLRGLGVTLWISLISLFISFLIGTLTLLARLSEGIVASVIARLYVTLIRNTPLLIQLFFIYFVIAPVFNIPATPSAILALSLFEGAYTSEILRGAIFSIPKGQWEAAYSLGFSSGDLYCRIILPQALRTSLPALANQAINTVKDSALVSTIAIYDLTMRGREIISETFLTFEIWFTVAAIYLLITLGLQLCIHLIDRSLNSRQ
- a CDS encoding class I SAM-dependent methyltransferase, which gives rise to MDDLQPCPLCGHSPCRIFSEDKMGRYYRCDFCSTIFLDPAALPQPEAERSRYALHQNHPTDKAYIAFLRRLSDPLCQLLDTGAGGLDYGCGPVPVLARLLEQKGLSVACYDPFFFPEQPASEHRYDFITCCEVAEHFHRPKEEFSRMAQLLRPGGILGIMTSFFRETINFADWYYRQDFTHVTFYTKKSMEYVADRFGFEILKAEADRNVLFFTKTVG
- a CDS encoding lipid II:glycine glycyltransferase FemX, with the translated sequence MRFDLKWESPWARESDFFDPEGNWLGPPKKKSQELRINFATRNWNLRKANTNILPTNTIFLDLRKSEQTLMAEMRPKTRYNIKLAERKGVTVRIGGFDDLPIWNDLYSQTCRRNRLFHHRETHFKDLLGTDRSIFDSNTGVFFLIAQVEETPLAAMFLVFSGKRATYLYGASASIKRNLMATYALQWRAIQEAKAAGCLEYDLFGVSPSADPSHPLYGLYRFKRGFGGDLYHRMGCWDYPLDENDYEACAAAEMNSQGYHLR
- a CDS encoding NHL repeat-containing protein: MIRKKRMFPCMVLLTIATLSSLSAAEPVKKVLIPINNSSPSSIGSFPARSGTEQAWAPTIFAIDQKGNIIIPDFYKSRITVFDTNGSFQSSIEVVKGIGPSMTFFSITEADTYLTCVSGTLFCLKRDGTLIWETTLPLGFLPDRIVLNKDLLFLKAQSMNKKALVLAREDGAILGLMGKETGDRVLPLFIDDTGRRFGFSLEAMEALGLWTFEEALPNALFSGFAGDGTSYWLSEEREKVRLYRYASEGKLLGEAECEIIPMGNPNGVHASCFDGKNYYLMNRQDDTLLLRIYSLTFDP